One Antennarius striatus isolate MH-2024 chromosome 17, ASM4005453v1, whole genome shotgun sequence genomic window carries:
- the LOC137611241 gene encoding brain-enriched guanylate kinase-associated protein, whose translation MRGESREKTMKKIYIGKTALKTQRNGCKHPKRSSFHDHKDDLRKRLSYTTHKLEMVETEFDSTRQYLETELRRAQEELEKFTEKLRRIQSSYAALQRINQDLKDKMHRTTHHHEEEKRALSREIIVLKNHLMEAKITINKLREDNDLYRKDCNLAAQLLQCSKSHHRAHKMSELPLDFQERISSHMEKHNRGSGAAMAMCHSNYCDSVPTAVIAKVLEKPELGSSCPVTRSPTPQPQDGDFLAETGSTDHLNRRVSYKTSDLYCSDTALYCPERWQGTDRRQSVDLHGTSLLQLHAQNSTDSNPDEEAYRHDPPSSFHHDEFGTGSLPASSSYSSFSLASDDKGGVSGGCGRTVSSTLSSSHQGLYMDWRDGGGGNYGRNSVSSYEKDVPSFPKSLSIQHMVTPRSPQKGTAPAYTRTASCFSEPYHSSNPRLGSSNNMGSTGGLNEACGGSLVSRSEAQVSEDDLSNRWKQLSVEDINTFSSSYRDITGRASPYSFSERHFAMAPSRKVKGSLYSSFQEGDDVFHSRMLDQRFAASSPSSSHSPQMMEHRKQEKMSALYRAKGDSHESGSSMFLSGSSKEKESSGTTTAAGSAKKDYVNLDDDSSAESLHQSSLEASSLQHFPSPRPAVRPRPSSSSALNVGPALPKKTSPRYQKFGSTGLTRKDSLTKAQLYGTLLN comes from the exons Atgagggg agaaagcagagagaaaactatgaaaaaaatatatattggcAAAACTGCCCTCAAAACACAGAGAAATGGTTGCAAACATCCCAAAAGAAG TTCTTTCCATGACCACAAAGATGACCTCCGTAAGCGCCTGTCGTATACAACTCACAAACTAGAGATGGTGGAAACGGAGTTTGATTCCACTCGGCAGTACCTGGAGACGGAACTGCGCCGGgctcaggaggagctggagaaattTACGGAGAAGCTACGCAG GATCCAGAGTAGCTATGCAGCTCTTCAGAGGATCAACCAGGATTTGAAGGACAAGATGCACAGAACG ACTCACCACCatgaggaggaaaagagagCCCTCAGCCGGGAAATCATTGTCCTCAAAAACCATCTCATGGAGGCGAAGATAACTATCAATAAACTCAGAGAGGACAAT GACCTTTACAGGAAAGACTGCAACCTGGCAGCCCAGCTGCTGCAGTGCTCCAAGTCTCACCACAGAGCTCATAAGATGTCTGAG TTGCCACTGGATTTCCAGGAACGCATCAGTTCCCACATGGAGAAACACAACCGGGGAAGTGGAGCCGCAATGGCAATGTGCCACTCCAATTACTGTGACTCAGTGCCCACAGCTGTCATCGCCAAGGTCCTGGAAAAGCCTGAACTAGGAAGCAGTTGCCCCGTAACACGTTCACCCACCCCGCAGCCTCAGGACGGAGACTTTCTtgcagaaacaggaagcacCGATCACCTTAACCGCCGCGTTTCTTATAAAACATCCGACCTTTACTGCAGTGATACTGCGCTCTACTGCCCTGAGCGATGGCAGGGTACAGACCGCCGGCAGAGCGTCGACCTCCATGGCACCAGCCTACTCCAGCTTCATGCTCAGAACTCCACTGACAGCAACCCAGATGAAGAGGCCTACCGCCATGACCCTCCATCTTCCTTCCACCATGATGAATTTGGCACCGGTAGCCTCCCTGCCTCCAGTTCCTACTCTAGCTTCAGCCTCGCATCAGATGACAAGGGAGGAGTCAGCGGCGGGTGTGGCCGTACTGTAAGCagcactctttcttcttcccatCAGGGTCTCTACATGGACTGGCGAGATGGTGGCGGTGGGAACTATGGGCGCAACAGTGTATCGTCCTATGAAAAAGACGTCCCAAGCTTTCCCAAGTCCCTCAGCATCCAGCACATGGTGACCCCAAGGAGCCCACAGAAAGGTACTGCACCAGCATACACAAGGACGGCTTCATGCTTCAGTGAGCCATACCATTCCAGCAACCCCCGCTTAGGCTCCTCAAATAATATGGGGTCCACAGGTGGACTGAATGAGGCTTGTGGAGGGTCTTTGGTCAGCAGAAGTGAAGCTCAGGTCTCTGAGGATGACCTGAGCAACCGCTGGAAACAACTTAGCGTAGAAGACATCAACACGTTCTCATCTTCCTATCGTGACATCACTGGACGAGCTTCTCCATACAGTTTCTCTGAGCGCCACTTTGCCATGGCCCCCTCCAGAAAGGTCAAGGGGTCTCTCTACAGCAGCTTCCAAGAAGGAGATGATGTCTTCCACAGCCGTATGCTGGACCAGCGTTTTGCTGCGAGTTCCCCTTCATCTAGTCACAGTCCACAAATGATGGAGCATCGTAAGCAGGAGAAAATGTCTGCTCTCTATAGAGCCAAGGGGGACAGTCATGAATCTGGGTCCAGTATGTTCCTGTCAGGGAGCTctaaagagaaggagagcagcgGGACAACTACGGCAGCAGGCAGCGCCAAGAAGGACTATGTTAATCTAGATGACGACAGCTCGGCTGAATCCTTACACCAAAGCTCCCTCGAAGCATCAAGTCTCCAACATTTTCCCAGCCCCAGGCCAGCTGTCCGGCCTCGCCCGAGCTCCAGCTCCGCTCTCAATGTCGGCCCCGCACTCCCAAAGAAGACATCTCCAAGATACCAAAAATTTGGTAGTACAGGACTGACAAGGAAGGACAGTCTGACGAAGGCACAGCTATATGGTACACTGTTGAACTGA